In Devosia beringensis, a single window of DNA contains:
- a CDS encoding ABC transporter permease yields MDTFLRELGLFAPAIVFNIYFAAASIPLGFVMAIFLALGKNSANPLLSRLSRGYIYAFRGSPLFIQFFMIYSLTLSFNISLWKPLDISWFVLHPLFIGPLVLVLNTAAYTADIFYGALRAVPRGEIEAARAYGMSRTQQFRQVVWPNLIRLAWPAYTNEVVFLFHATAIVYFALPVIGQQKDVMITAKELFERDYNAFLHFSVAALYFLAVSLVVFFFCGLVYRRLMRHMPAAPGMRFAPKWMR; encoded by the coding sequence ATGGACACCTTCCTGCGCGAACTCGGGCTTTTTGCCCCGGCCATCGTCTTCAACATCTACTTTGCGGCAGCATCGATCCCGCTCGGCTTCGTCATGGCCATATTCCTGGCCCTGGGCAAGAATTCCGCCAATCCGCTGCTCTCCCGTCTCAGCCGCGGCTATATCTATGCCTTCCGCGGCTCCCCGCTGTTCATCCAGTTCTTCATGATCTATTCGCTGACCCTCTCGTTCAACATCAGCCTGTGGAAGCCGCTCGACATTTCCTGGTTCGTGCTGCATCCGCTGTTCATCGGCCCGCTCGTGCTGGTGCTAAACACGGCCGCCTACACCGCCGACATCTTCTACGGCGCCCTGCGCGCGGTGCCGCGCGGCGAGATCGAGGCTGCCCGCGCCTATGGCATGAGCCGCACCCAGCAGTTCCGCCAGGTGGTCTGGCCCAACCTGATCCGCCTGGCCTGGCCGGCCTATACCAATGAAGTCGTCTTCCTCTTCCACGCCACGGCCATCGTCTATTTCGCCCTGCCCGTCATCGGCCAGCAGAAGGACGTCATGATCACCGCCAAGGAACTGTTCGAGCGCGACTACAATGCCTTCCTGCACTTCTCCGTCGCCGCGTTGTACTTTCTGGCGGTGTCGCTGGTGGTCTTCTTTTTCTGCGGCCTGGTCTATCGCCGGCTGATGCGCCATATGCCGGCGGCGCCAGGCATGCGCTTTGCCCCCAAATGGATGCGCTAG
- a CDS encoding sensor histidine kinase: MRAPVRNSLALRQENAALKGKVRALSAALEQARAQAEAERERVEALLHDTSHRIGNSLATVSSLLGLQLLRSKSDEVKQALEAARSRVHAVAAAHRRLHLGDDLETASADEFLQPLLQELARTTSSGQHVALVSEVDAIAITARDATTLGILIGELVGNALRHGFPDGRVGRILVSLHRDGVGIATLSVIDDGVGIDSQTTAGEGGLGSVIVKQLAQQFGGVPEYERRGEGGLAVRVPLPGIAGQLPAT, translated from the coding sequence ATGCGGGCGCCGGTACGCAATAGCCTGGCCCTGCGGCAGGAGAATGCGGCGCTCAAAGGCAAGGTCAGGGCACTCTCGGCAGCGCTGGAGCAGGCGCGGGCACAGGCCGAGGCGGAGCGGGAGCGCGTCGAGGCGCTGCTGCATGACACCAGCCACCGGATCGGCAATTCCCTGGCAACGGTATCCTCTCTGCTGGGTCTGCAATTGCTGCGCAGCAAGTCCGACGAGGTCAAGCAGGCGCTGGAGGCGGCCCGATCACGCGTGCATGCCGTGGCGGCGGCACATCGTCGTCTGCACCTGGGGGACGATCTTGAAACCGCCAGTGCAGACGAGTTTCTGCAGCCCCTGCTGCAGGAACTTGCAAGGACGACGTCGAGCGGCCAGCACGTTGCGCTGGTGAGCGAGGTGGACGCGATTGCGATCACGGCGCGCGACGCCACCACACTAGGCATATTGATCGGCGAACTGGTGGGCAACGCGCTCCGGCACGGGTTCCCCGACGGCCGCGTGGGGCGCATCCTGGTGAGCCTGCATCGCGACGGGGTCGGCATCGCCACTCTGTCCGTCATCGATGACGGGGTGGGCATCGATAGCCAGACCACGGCCGGAGAGGGCGGGTTGGGCTCGGTCATCGTCAAACAGCTGGCGCAGCAATTTGGCGGCGTCCCCGAATATGAGCGCCGCGGCGAGGGCGGCCTGGCCGTGCGTGTGCCACTGCCCGGCATTGCCGGACAGCTGCCGGCGACCTGA
- a CDS encoding YdcF family protein, with protein sequence MFFLLSKVFWLVAQPISVCVLLMLAALVLVARRRMGWGLWVGGAGMSVLLVSAYTSLGLVLIAPLENRFVRPAVIPEQVSTIIMLGGATDGRVSSARGISELNDAGDRVFETLRLAQLYPAARVLLTGGSGTLAGEAESEAAIAGRLLQAMGIGQERLMLEEASRNTDENAARTRDLLGTQSGPVVLVTSAFHMPRSVGLFKRVGLAVVPWPADYRSAGNEALSIDLANPLLNLSIMSLALREWVGLAVYAGTGKIDSVLPAQHKQPE encoded by the coding sequence ATGTTCTTTTTGCTGTCAAAAGTGTTCTGGCTGGTGGCGCAGCCGATCAGCGTCTGTGTCCTGCTGATGCTGGCCGCACTGGTGCTGGTGGCCCGGCGTCGCATGGGTTGGGGCCTCTGGGTGGGCGGTGCCGGCATGTCGGTGCTGCTGGTGAGCGCCTATACCAGCCTGGGCTTGGTGCTGATCGCGCCGCTGGAAAACCGGTTTGTCCGCCCTGCGGTCATACCCGAGCAGGTTTCCACCATCATCATGCTGGGCGGCGCCACCGACGGGCGGGTAAGCAGTGCGCGCGGGATTTCAGAACTCAATGACGCCGGCGACCGAGTCTTCGAGACGCTGCGACTGGCCCAGCTCTATCCGGCGGCGCGCGTGTTGCTGACGGGTGGGTCAGGCACCCTGGCCGGGGAGGCCGAGTCCGAGGCCGCCATAGCAGGGCGCCTGCTGCAGGCCATGGGCATTGGGCAGGAGCGGCTGATGCTGGAAGAGGCGTCGCGCAATACCGACGAGAACGCCGCGCGAACGCGCGACCTGCTGGGGACACAGAGCGGGCCCGTCGTTCTGGTCACGTCGGCCTTTCACATGCCGCGATCGGTCGGCCTGTTCAAGCGGGTGGGGCTGGCGGTGGTGCCGTGGCCGGCGGACTATCGCAGCGCGGGCAATGAAGCGCTGTCGATCGATCTGGCCAACCCGCTGCTCAATCTGTCCATCATGAGCCTCGCGCTGCGCGAATGGGTCGGCCTGGCGGTCTATGCGGGCACCGGAAAGATCGATTCGGTCCTGCCTGCCCAGCACAAGCAGCCGGAATAA
- a CDS encoding diacylglycerol/lipid kinase family protein: protein MAVLNRDGGTLRTMDMDALCARARATFARQGHSLDCRIVRGEDVAAELRRVAASPGVDAMLAGGGDGTVSTAAGIAYEAGMALGVLPAGTMNLFARALKMPLELDAALEALAAGALGAVDVATANDRLFVHQFGVGIHARLVRIREGMVYHSRIGKMLASLRAVAGVVIRPPVFDVEMVTATGVVRRRVAGIAISNNRVGDGHIPHADRLDAGVLGVYVAAPMSPGELLGLVAGIFLGTWRASRMISESEVVAVTLQFPKRKRGAQAVIDGELVALAPRVELAIHPHAMRVILPRPADETAV from the coding sequence GTGGCTGTACTCAACCGCGATGGCGGCACGTTGCGAACCATGGATATGGACGCGCTGTGCGCCCGGGCGCGGGCCACCTTTGCGCGCCAGGGTCACAGCCTCGACTGCCGAATCGTGCGGGGCGAAGACGTGGCGGCAGAGCTGCGCCGGGTGGCCGCCAGTCCGGGCGTCGACGCCATGCTGGCGGGTGGCGGGGACGGCACGGTCTCGACGGCGGCCGGCATTGCCTATGAGGCGGGGATGGCGCTGGGCGTGCTGCCGGCGGGTACGATGAACCTGTTTGCGCGAGCGCTCAAAATGCCGCTTGAGCTGGATGCGGCGCTTGAGGCGCTGGCTGCCGGGGCACTGGGCGCGGTGGATGTGGCCACGGCCAATGATCGCCTGTTCGTGCATCAGTTCGGGGTCGGCATCCATGCGCGCCTCGTGCGCATCCGCGAGGGCATGGTCTATCACAGCCGCATCGGCAAGATGCTGGCGAGCCTGCGCGCCGTGGCCGGCGTGGTGATCCGCCCGCCTGTTTTCGACGTCGAGATGGTGACCGCAACTGGCGTTGTCCGCCGGCGGGTGGCCGGGATCGCCATTTCCAACAATCGCGTGGGCGACGGCCATATTCCCCATGCGGACAGGCTGGACGCCGGCGTACTGGGTGTCTATGTGGCTGCGCCCATGTCACCGGGAGAACTGCTGGGTCTGGTGGCCGGCATTTTTCTGGGTACATGGCGCGCCAGCCGGATGATTTCCGAAAGCGAAGTCGTGGCTGTCACGTTGCAGTTTCCCAAGCGCAAGCGCGGGGCCCAGGCAGTGATAGACGGTGAACTGGTTGCGCTGGCGCCCCGTGTAGAGCTGGCCATCCATCCGCACGCCATGCGCGTTATCCTGCCTCGACCAGCTGACGAGACTGCGGTTTGA
- a CDS encoding ABC transporter ATP-binding protein — MAQTKAAAENKLPVVAIRDLHKSFGALDVLKGISFTAREGEVVSLIGSSGSGKSTLLRCINMLEVPDSGTVSIDGEEILLRGTAPHRQIGDEHQIRRIRSELGMVFQSFNLWAHLTILENVMEAPLIVQKRAREEVEQAARAMLAKVGIAEKADAYPAQLSGGQQQRAAIARALCINPRVMLFDEPTSALDPELEVEVLRVIKVLADEGRTMVLVTHDMEFARSVSDRVIFLHQGAIEEQGTPDEVFGATKSPRLKQFLNAANHDQATRPDTGLLQA, encoded by the coding sequence ATGGCGCAAACGAAGGCGGCGGCTGAGAACAAATTGCCGGTTGTGGCGATCCGCGATCTCCATAAATCGTTCGGCGCCCTCGATGTGCTCAAGGGGATTTCCTTTACCGCCCGCGAGGGCGAAGTGGTATCCCTGATCGGCTCGTCCGGCTCGGGCAAATCCACCCTGCTGCGCTGCATCAACATGCTTGAAGTTCCCGATAGCGGCACGGTCAGCATCGATGGCGAAGAAATCCTGCTGCGCGGCACGGCGCCACATCGCCAGATCGGCGACGAGCACCAGATCCGCCGCATTCGCTCCGAGCTGGGCATGGTGTTCCAAAGCTTCAATCTCTGGGCCCATCTCACCATTCTCGAAAACGTCATGGAAGCGCCGCTGATCGTGCAGAAGCGCGCCCGCGAGGAAGTCGAGCAGGCTGCGCGCGCCATGCTGGCCAAGGTGGGCATTGCCGAAAAGGCCGATGCCTATCCCGCTCAGCTCTCCGGCGGCCAGCAGCAGCGCGCCGCCATCGCCCGCGCCCTCTGCATCAATCCGCGCGTCATGCTGTTTGACGAACCCACCTCGGCACTCGATCCCGAGCTTGAGGTCGAAGTGCTGCGCGTCATCAAGGTGCTGGCCGACGAAGGCCGCACCATGGTGCTGGTGACCCATGACATGGAGTTTGCCCGCTCGGTTTCCGACCGCGTCATCTTCCTGCACCAGGGCGCCATTGAAGAGCAAGGCACCCCCGACGAAGTCTTCGGCGCCACCAAGTCACCCCGCCTCAAGCAATTTCTCAATGCCGCCAACCACGACCAGGCGACAAGGCCCGACACCGGGCTTCTGCAAGCGTAA
- a CDS encoding NepR family anti-sigma factor, with protein sequence MKKDKSLTQQPMRTWADDGLGPNTDIGARLRALYGAVQEEGVPDQLLDLLEKLDAAEQQQASKPGTTPRGGK encoded by the coding sequence ATGAAAAAGGACAAATCTTTGACTCAGCAACCGATGCGAACGTGGGCAGACGATGGGCTGGGTCCGAATACGGATATCGGGGCCAGGCTGCGTGCGCTCTATGGCGCCGTGCAGGAAGAGGGCGTCCCGGACCAGTTGCTCGACCTGCTGGAAAAGCTCGATGCTGCCGAACAGCAACAAGCCAGCAAGCCGGGTACCACACCCCGAGGGGGGAAGTAA
- a CDS encoding DUF883 family protein: MATTPDLAPNRTKPAPRNRAARVDTTPREEKLEEQVSQLQADLKAIAATLSKLSSEKVSEATDTAKSELRHIQRQGQHVIDDVQDQASVMEKQLKDTIREKPLTAVATAIGIGYVLALLSRH, translated from the coding sequence ATGGCCACCACCCCTGACCTTGCACCCAATCGCACCAAACCCGCTCCCCGCAACCGTGCTGCCCGTGTCGACACGACCCCGCGCGAGGAAAAGCTCGAAGAGCAGGTTTCCCAGCTCCAGGCCGACCTCAAGGCCATTGCCGCAACACTGTCCAAGCTGAGCAGCGAAAAGGTCTCGGAAGCCACCGATACGGCCAAGAGTGAACTGCGCCATATTCAGCGTCAGGGCCAGCATGTCATCGACGACGTGCAGGATCAGGCCAGCGTCATGGAAAAGCAGCTCAAGGATACCATCCGCGAAAAGCCCCTGACCGCCGTGGCTACCGCCATCGGCATCGGCTACGTTCTGGCCCTGCTGTCGCGGCACTGA
- a CDS encoding transporter substrate-binding domain-containing protein, translated as MKKLILAAAALIALGTTAQAQETVRIATEGAYAPWNFLDDSGKPAGFEIDLAAAICAQAGLTCEVIINDWDSIIPNLLAGNYDVIMAGMSITDERLETIDFTQNYFPPDPSLFIAAAGAGIDPSALEGKRVGVQGGTIQAAYAEENLGANNTVVAFTTADQAMADLGAGNLDTILADGAYLEPVVAASNGAFEFVGEDVMIGNGVGGGLRKDEAELKTKFDDALTALKKDGTVDKLIAQWFDGRGPYFAE; from the coding sequence ATGAAAAAGCTCATTCTCGCCGCCGCTGCGCTGATCGCGCTGGGCACCACGGCCCAGGCTCAGGAAACCGTGCGCATCGCCACCGAAGGCGCCTACGCCCCCTGGAACTTCCTCGACGATAGCGGCAAGCCTGCCGGTTTCGAGATCGATCTGGCGGCCGCCATCTGCGCCCAGGCCGGCCTTACCTGCGAGGTCATCATCAATGACTGGGATTCCATCATTCCCAACCTGCTGGCCGGCAACTACGACGTGATCATGGCCGGCATGTCGATCACCGACGAGCGCCTCGAGACCATCGATTTCACCCAGAACTACTTCCCGCCCGATCCGTCGCTGTTCATCGCTGCTGCGGGCGCCGGCATTGACCCATCGGCCCTTGAAGGCAAGCGCGTCGGTGTCCAGGGTGGCACCATCCAGGCCGCCTATGCCGAAGAGAACCTCGGCGCCAACAATACGGTTGTTGCGTTCACCACTGCCGATCAGGCCATGGCCGATCTCGGCGCCGGCAATCTCGACACCATCCTGGCCGATGGCGCCTATCTCGAGCCCGTGGTCGCCGCGTCCAATGGCGCCTTCGAATTCGTGGGCGAGGACGTCATGATCGGCAATGGCGTCGGCGGCGGTTTGCGCAAGGACGAGGCCGAGCTCAAGACCAAGTTCGACGATGCGCTTACCGCGCTCAAGAAGGATGGCACGGTCGACAAGCTGATTGCCCAGTGGTTCGACGGCCGCGGTCCCTATTTCGCTGAATAA
- a CDS encoding HWE histidine kinase domain-containing protein, whose product MSRTAARVFNSEFALISVVGEHQQWFRSCVGLGDMTGTDTNISFCAHTIALPDMDDLVVPDAQQDDRFRDNPLVTSWPFIRFYVGAPIVVAGQKIGSLCVLSATPRDGVEPAMLGQLNDLAGVASSLFALKEEARVRARTAAALLREEWRHALTLEAGKVGSWVWDIRSGEIACNEMFRRMYDLPETGPIQVAQVLDATHPGDRERVQAGIDASLNDGVDYEAEARVARTGRWLTMRGRVYQRDTEGKPLIMMGASTDITESKQSADQTRLLLRELNHRVKNTLAMIQSVARQTVRQNPDPHDFIEAFSGRLRTISAAHVLLADRDWAGVQLDEVIAAQLGENFRNDRQRAEVTGDDVMLPADHALGLGLILHELTTNAQRYGAWSSTGGVVSLTWTLKNEPARGLSLKWRERGGPLVASEQEHGLGARLIERSLSKVLDSEVKLEFRPEGVAADVWLPLPTESA is encoded by the coding sequence TTGAGCCGTACTGCCGCGCGGGTGTTCAATAGCGAATTTGCCCTGATCAGCGTTGTCGGTGAGCACCAGCAGTGGTTTCGCTCGTGCGTTGGCCTGGGCGACATGACCGGCACCGACACCAATATATCGTTCTGTGCGCACACGATTGCGCTGCCCGACATGGACGATCTGGTGGTTCCGGATGCGCAGCAGGATGACCGATTCCGCGACAATCCGCTGGTGACGTCCTGGCCGTTCATCCGCTTTTATGTTGGCGCGCCCATTGTCGTGGCCGGCCAGAAGATCGGTTCGCTCTGTGTGCTGAGTGCTACGCCGCGCGACGGTGTGGAGCCGGCCATGCTGGGGCAATTGAACGATCTGGCGGGCGTGGCCTCGTCGCTGTTTGCCCTCAAGGAAGAAGCCCGGGTACGCGCCCGGACGGCAGCGGCCCTGTTGCGCGAGGAATGGCGGCATGCGCTGACCCTCGAGGCCGGCAAGGTGGGGAGCTGGGTGTGGGACATCCGTAGCGGCGAGATTGCCTGCAACGAAATGTTCCGCCGCATGTATGACCTGCCCGAGACCGGCCCCATCCAGGTCGCGCAGGTGCTCGACGCCACTCATCCCGGCGACCGGGAAAGGGTGCAGGCAGGCATTGATGCGAGCCTGAATGATGGGGTGGATTACGAGGCTGAGGCCAGAGTGGCCCGCACGGGGCGCTGGCTCACCATGCGTGGTCGCGTCTATCAGCGCGATACCGAAGGCAAGCCGCTGATCATGATGGGTGCCAGCACCGACATTACCGAGAGCAAGCAATCGGCCGACCAGACCCGGCTCCTGCTGCGCGAGCTCAACCATCGGGTCAAGAATACGCTGGCAATGATCCAGTCGGTGGCGCGGCAGACGGTGCGGCAGAACCCGGATCCGCATGACTTTATCGAGGCATTTTCCGGCCGGTTGCGCACGATCTCGGCAGCCCATGTGCTGCTGGCCGACCGCGATTGGGCCGGGGTGCAGCTGGATGAAGTCATTGCTGCCCAGTTGGGAGAGAATTTCCGCAATGATCGCCAGCGGGCTGAGGTAACCGGTGACGACGTGATGCTGCCTGCCGATCACGCGCTGGGTCTGGGATTGATCCTGCACGAGCTGACGACCAATGCGCAGCGTTACGGCGCTTGGTCGAGTACGGGCGGGGTGGTGAGCCTCACCTGGACGCTCAAGAACGAACCGGCCCGCGGCCTGTCGCTGAAGTGGCGCGAGCGCGGCGGTCCGCTTGTGGCGAGCGAGCAAGAGCACGGCCTGGGGGCCAGGCTGATCGAACGCAGCCTGAGCAAGGTGCTCGATAGCGAAGTCAAACTTGAATTCAGGCCGGAAGGCGTTGCCGCCGATGTCTGGTTGCCATTGCCTACTGAGTCCGCCTGA
- a CDS encoding RNA polymerase sigma factor, whose protein sequence is MTEASKAAPEPTSFKREMLATLPSLRAFAVSLTGKHDKADDLVQDTVMKAWAKQTSFEMGTNIKAWLFTILRNEFYSQMRKRGREVQDSDGAFTERLSVHPAQYGSMDMQDFKKALSQLPDDQREAVILIGASGFSYEEAAEICDCAVGTMKSRVSRARTRLQEILQIVGETDYGPDAVSAQVTTHNHSF, encoded by the coding sequence ATGACCGAAGCGTCAAAAGCGGCCCCCGAGCCTACCTCATTCAAGCGTGAAATGCTGGCCACTCTCCCCAGCCTGCGCGCCTTTGCCGTCTCGCTGACGGGCAAGCACGACAAGGCCGACGATCTGGTGCAGGACACCGTGATGAAGGCCTGGGCCAAGCAGACCAGCTTTGAAATGGGCACCAATATCAAGGCCTGGCTGTTCACTATCCTACGCAACGAATTCTATAGCCAGATGCGCAAGCGTGGCCGCGAAGTCCAGGACAGTGACGGCGCGTTCACCGAACGGCTATCGGTGCATCCGGCGCAGTATGGCTCGATGGACATGCAGGATTTCAAGAAGGCGCTCAGCCAGTTGCCTGATGACCAGCGCGAAGCCGTCATCCTGATCGGCGCGTCAGGGTTTTCCTACGAGGAAGCCGCTGAAATCTGCGACTGCGCGGTAGGGACGATGAAGAGCCGGGTCAGCCGGGCACGCACGCGGTTGCAGGAGATCCTGCAGATCGTCGGCGAGACCGACTATGGTCCGGATGCCGTGTCGGCACAGGTCACGACGCATAACCATTCGTTCTAG
- a CDS encoding MTH1187 family thiamine-binding protein — protein MKIIADLCIVPMGVGPSVSVYVREIRRIIEASGLTHVMHANGTNIEGEMADVTTLVEACCARLTELGVERIFCTIAFSTRTDKPQSMADKLASLDQ, from the coding sequence ATGAAGATCATCGCCGATCTGTGCATTGTCCCCATGGGCGTGGGGCCCTCGGTCTCCGTCTATGTCCGCGAAATCCGCCGCATCATCGAGGCCTCGGGCCTGACCCATGTCATGCACGCCAATGGCACCAATATCGAGGGTGAGATGGCCGACGTCACCACCTTGGTCGAGGCATGCTGCGCCCGCCTCACTGAACTGGGCGTGGAGCGGATCTTCTGCACCATAGCCTTCTCCACCCGCACCGACAAACCCCAGAGCATGGCCGACAAGCTCGCCAGCCTCGACCAGTAG
- a CDS encoding response regulator, with protein sequence MRSGHTVLIVEAEFLIAFDIQRMLESRIAGTMLFARSPQEARQHEHLWPTIDLAIVEISHEPHHSGPLLAGLREAGIAIILSTLDSKMQQGHPEFPGAPVILKPMIEEDFHSAVSLALSGPPRTNGYAS encoded by the coding sequence ATGCGCAGTGGCCATACAGTCCTCATCGTTGAGGCAGAATTTCTGATCGCCTTCGATATTCAGCGCATGTTGGAGTCGCGGATCGCCGGCACCATGTTGTTTGCCCGCTCACCGCAGGAAGCGCGCCAGCATGAGCATCTGTGGCCCACTATCGACCTGGCGATTGTCGAAATAAGTCACGAGCCGCACCATAGCGGGCCTCTGCTTGCCGGCTTGCGCGAAGCCGGGATCGCCATCATCCTGAGCACGCTCGACAGCAAAATGCAGCAGGGGCACCCCGAATTTCCGGGCGCCCCTGTGATTCTGAAGCCGATGATCGAAGAGGATTTCCATAGCGCTGTAAGCCTGGCGCTGTCGGGTCCGCCTAGAACGAATGGTTATGCGTCGTGA
- a CDS encoding response regulator translates to MTLSTRIAPHLPYLRRFSRAVTGSQTSGDAYVAATLEALISDISLFPAASNDRIALYKLFSALFSTSAVEVPEPISTYAWEKRAANNLANLSPRPRQAFLLVAVEGFTYPQAAEILGVSDNAFSALIEEASMEISRQVATEIMIIEDEPLIAMDIEQLVESLGHKVVAVARTHKEAVSMFAKTQPRMILADIQLADGSSGIDAVNDILNTHSVPVIFITAFPERLLTGERPEPTFLVTKPFNPDMVKALISQALFFDEGSRAAA, encoded by the coding sequence ATGACTTTGTCCACGCGGATTGCGCCGCATCTGCCATACCTGCGGCGATTTTCCCGGGCAGTAACCGGGTCGCAGACCTCGGGCGATGCCTATGTTGCCGCCACACTCGAAGCCCTGATATCTGACATCTCGCTGTTTCCCGCCGCGAGTAATGATCGTATCGCGCTGTACAAGCTGTTCTCTGCCCTGTTCTCTACCTCGGCGGTCGAAGTACCAGAGCCCATTTCCACCTATGCCTGGGAAAAGCGCGCAGCCAACAATCTTGCCAATCTGTCCCCACGTCCACGTCAAGCTTTCCTGCTCGTTGCCGTGGAAGGTTTTACCTATCCGCAGGCAGCCGAAATTCTCGGCGTCAGCGACAATGCATTTTCAGCCCTGATTGAAGAGGCCTCAATGGAAATTTCCCGCCAGGTTGCGACCGAAATCATGATTATCGAGGATGAGCCCCTCATCGCCATGGACATTGAGCAGCTCGTTGAGAGCCTCGGTCACAAGGTCGTTGCTGTCGCCCGCACCCACAAGGAAGCGGTCAGCATGTTTGCCAAGACCCAGCCGCGCATGATCCTGGCCGATATCCAGCTTGCTGATGGCAGCTCTGGCATCGATGCCGTCAACGATATTCTCAACACCCATTCGGTGCCGGTGATCTTCATCACCGCCTTCCCGGAACGCCTGCTGACGGGCGAACGCCCGGAGCCGACCTTCCTGGTCACCAAGCCGTTCAACCCCGACATGGTCAAGGCGCTGATCAGCCAGGCCCTGTTCTTCGACGAAGGCTCCCGCGCCGCCGCCTGA
- a CDS encoding ABC transporter permease subunit: MSDDIAFWLSYLTNGKHLTWYASFQFTIFAAVVGGALAVIFGLAGATMKNSRFFPLRLIGSTYSSIVRGVPDVLFFLFFPLAFEQAVEWFMAGQICTPETIAAQSAAWPPCKEANWFLGTPEYLLLASVSLGLVYGAFATNVIHGAMRAVPHGQLEAARAYGMSARQVLWRVHIRQMWVYALPGLANVWMLLVKATSLLSLLQIADIVLWADRLGAPNYLSAVGLVHDDWRWRYYLVLFVFYILVTLLSEKAFGALMQRAGRGILSEAR; encoded by the coding sequence ATGAGCGACGATATCGCCTTCTGGCTGAGCTACCTCACCAACGGCAAGCACCTGACCTGGTATGCCAGTTTTCAGTTCACCATTTTCGCCGCGGTCGTCGGTGGCGCTCTGGCCGTCATCTTTGGCCTCGCCGGCGCCACGATGAAGAATTCGCGTTTTTTCCCCCTGCGCCTCATCGGCTCCACCTATTCCTCCATCGTGCGCGGCGTGCCCGATGTGCTGTTCTTCCTGTTCTTCCCGCTCGCTTTCGAGCAGGCGGTCGAATGGTTCATGGCCGGCCAGATCTGCACGCCCGAAACCATTGCCGCGCAGTCCGCTGCCTGGCCGCCCTGCAAGGAGGCTAACTGGTTCCTGGGCACGCCGGAATATCTGCTGCTGGCCTCGGTCTCCCTGGGCCTTGTCTATGGCGCCTTCGCCACCAATGTCATTCATGGCGCCATGCGCGCCGTGCCCCACGGCCAACTCGAAGCCGCGCGCGCCTATGGCATGAGCGCCCGCCAGGTGCTGTGGCGCGTGCATATCCGCCAGATGTGGGTCTATGCCCTGCCCGGCCTCGCCAATGTCTGGATGCTGCTGGTCAAGGCGACCTCGCTGCTCTCGCTGCTGCAGATTGCCGATATCGTGCTCTGGGCCGATCGCCTCGGCGCCCCCAATTATCTCTCCGCCGTTGGCCTCGTCCATGATGACTGGCGCTGGCGCTATTATCTGGTGCTCTTCGTCTTCTACATCCTCGTCACGCTGCTCTCGGAAAAGGCCTTTGGCGCCCTGATGCAGCGCGCCGGTCGCGGCATACTGAGCGAGGCCCGCTGA
- a CDS encoding Crp/Fnr family transcriptional regulator codes for MPGFREFEPKELRFVSSFKTGELVAETGATLLSEGAHSSHLYTLLSGWAFRYKLLADGRRQILNYMLPGDLVGLQGSITGEMDHSVEALSTLVLCVFQRDRLNELFQNHPGLGFDITWMAAREERMLDDHLLSLGRRSAMERAAYLLAFLHQRAASVGLVSDRTIVLPITQQHVADTLGLSIVHTNKTLRKLADRGFIRWMDRSCEVIDVDGLMTLSSWEGLPQGRRPLI; via the coding sequence ATGCCTGGCTTCAGGGAGTTTGAGCCGAAGGAATTGCGGTTCGTCTCGTCGTTCAAGACCGGTGAACTGGTGGCCGAAACCGGTGCCACCCTGCTCTCAGAGGGGGCGCATAGTTCGCACCTCTATACGCTGCTGTCGGGCTGGGCGTTTCGCTACAAGCTGCTGGCGGACGGGCGCCGGCAGATACTCAACTACATGTTGCCCGGCGACCTTGTCGGCCTGCAAGGTTCGATCACGGGCGAAATGGACCATTCGGTTGAGGCGCTGTCGACGCTGGTGCTGTGCGTTTTCCAGCGCGACCGGCTCAATGAGCTTTTTCAGAACCATCCCGGACTGGGATTTGACATTACCTGGATGGCGGCGCGCGAAGAGCGGATGCTGGATGACCATCTGCTGAGCCTGGGACGCCGCAGCGCCATGGAACGAGCGGCCTATTTGCTGGCGTTCCTGCACCAGAGGGCCGCCTCGGTGGGTCTGGTTTCCGATCGGACCATTGTGTTACCCATTACCCAGCAACATGTGGCCGATACACTTGGCCTCTCCATCGTCCACACCAACAAAACGCTGCGCAAACTGGCCGATCGCGGTTTCATCCGCTGGATGGATCGCTCATGCGAGGTGATTGATGTGGACGGTCTGATGACCCTGTCATCCTGGGAAGGCCTGCCCCAAGGCAGGCGGCCGCTGATATGA